In the Vigna radiata var. radiata cultivar VC1973A unplaced genomic scaffold, Vradiata_ver6 scaffold_297, whole genome shotgun sequence genome, one interval contains:
- the LOC106779044 gene encoding PHD finger protein ALFIN-LIKE 1-like, which translates to MDMASSPRTVEEIFKDYSARRTGVIRALTHDVDEFYGLCDPDKDNLCLYGHPNEAWEVTLPAEEVPPELPEPALGINFARDGMNRRDWLSLVAVHSDSWLVSVAFYLGARLNRNERKRLFSLINDLPSVFEVVTERKPIKDKPTVDSGSKSRGSTKRSNDGQVKSNPKFAADEGYEEDEDEHNETLCGSCGGNYNSDEFWICCDICERWFHGKCVKITPAKAEGIKHYKCPSCSLRRGRP; encoded by the exons ATGGACATGGCTTCCAGTCCGCGCACCGTTGAAGAGATCTTCAAGGACTATAGCGCCAGAAGAACCGGTGTTATTCGCGCTCTCACTCATG aCGTTGATGAATTTTACGGACTCTGCGATCCAG ATAAGGATAACTTGTGCCTCTATGGACACCCAAATGAAGCCTGGGAAGTAACTCTGCCAGCAGAGGAAGTTCCACCAGAGCTACCTGAGCCGGCTCTTGGAATCAATTTTGCTAGGGATGGCATGAACCGGAGGGACTGGCTATCTCTGGTTGCTGTGCACAGTGACTCGTGGTTGGTTTCTGTGGCCTTTTACCTTGGGGCTCGTCTTAATCGCAATGAAAG GAAACGTTTGTTTAGTTTGATCAATGATCTTCCATCCGTTTTTGAAGTTGTGACTGAAAGGAAACCAATTAAGGACAAGCCCACTGTGGATAGTGGAAGCAAGTCTCGGGGAAGTACCAAG AGATCCAATGATGGGCAAGTTAAAAGCAACCCGAAGTTTGCTGCGGATGAGGGTTACgaggaggatgaagatgagCACAACGAAACACTCTGTGGAAGCTGTGGTGGAAACTACAACTCCGACGAGTTTTGGATTTGCTGCGACATATGTGAGAGGTGGTTCCATGGGAAGTGCGTTAAGATCACCCCTGCAAAGGCTGAGGGCATAAAGCACTATAAATGTCCATCATGCAGCCTGAGGCGTGGCAGGCCCTAA
- the LOC106779036 gene encoding myb family transcription factor PHL7-like, with protein sequence MGSSRSRASATAKERLRWTQELHDRFVVAVNRLGGPDRATPKGILKGMKTMGISELSIYHVKSHLQKYRISKLIPESSTRGKLEKRSISDILPNFSSISALQLKELLQMQKEVQNRLADKTQVQRSMKEKVEAQGRYMERLGQSSEMKTITGKTCKPFASSATAPLPSLSEESESQKSQSEKEHESVKKQRISEEGVFPLSFEHASSTPPEFYNQTWNLPWNQLAAACLSTLDPSFIF encoded by the exons ATGGGTTCCTCTCGCTCACGTGCCTCTGCCACCGCCAAAGAACGCCTACGTTGGACACAAGAACTCCATGATCGCTTTGTGGTGGCTGTAAATAGACTAGGTGGCCCTGATC GGGCAACACCCAAAGGTATATTGAAAGGAATGAAGACTATGGGTATTTCAGAGCTAAGCATTTATCATGTCAAAAGCCACTTGCAG AAATACAGGATCTCCAAATTGATTCCAGAGTCCTCCACAA GAGGAAAACTTGAGAAGAGAAGCATATCAGATATACTTCCAAATTTTAGCTCTATATC TGCTCTTCAACTAAAGGAACTGCTTCAAATGCAGAAAGAGGTGCAAAATCGCTTGGCTGATAAAACACAG GTTCAGAGAAGTATGAAGGAAAAAGTTGAAGCACAAGGAAGGTACATGGAGAGACTTGGACAAAGCAGTGAGATGAAAACAATAACTGGAAAAACATGCAAGCCTTTTGCTTCTTCTGCAACTGCACCTCTGCCTTCTCTTTCTGAGGAATCCGAAtcacagaaatcacaaagtgagAAAGAGCATGAATCAGTCAAAAAGCAAAGGATTTCAGAAGAGGGTGTTTTTCCATTAAGTTTTGAACATGCATCATCCACCCCACCAGAATTCTACAACCAAACATGGAATCTTCCTTGGAACCAGCTTGCAGCAGCATGCCTATCAACTTTGGATCCCAGTttcatattttga
- the LOC106779041 gene encoding probable 2-oxoglutarate-dependent dioxygenase At5g05600 — MLSCQAWPEPVVRVQALAESGLSSIPSRYIKPLSQRPSNNTLPSPQTHHEHAHHHDHANIPVIDLEQLSSKNESVRKEGLKKMAEACSEWGFFQVVNHGVSHELMKNSRELWREFFNQPLELKEEYANSPTTYEGYGSRLGVQKGASLDWSDYFFLHYMPPSVRNQAKWPAFPSSLRKVIGEYGEGVVKLGGRILEMISKNLGLKEDFMINAFGGESEIGACLRVNFYPKCPQPDLTLGLSPHSDPGGMTILLPDDFVSGLQVRKGDQWITVKPVPNAFIINIGDQIQVLSNAIYKSVEHRVIVNSNQDRVSLAMFYNPKSDLLIQPAKELVTEERPALYSPMTYDEYRLYIRLNGTCGKAQVESLTSKSSLQ, encoded by the exons ATGCTGAGTTGCCAAGCATGGCCAGAACCAGTGGTTCGAGTCCAAGCTTTAGCAGAAAGTGGCCTCAGCTCTATCCCCTCGCGTTACATTAAGCCACTCTCCCAAAGACCCTCCAACAACACTCTTCCCTCTCCTCAAACTCATCACGAACATGCTCACCACCATGATCATGCCAACATCCCCGTCATTGATTTAGAGCAACTCTCTTCCAAGAATGAGAGTGTTCGAAAAGAGGGGCTGAAGAAGATGGCAGAGGCTTGCAGTGAGTGGGGTTTCTTTCAGGTGGTGAACCATGGAGTTAGCCATGAGTTGATGAAGAATTCTCGGGAACTGTGGCGTGAATTCTTCAACCAGCCTCTTGAACTGAAGGAGGAGTATGCAAACTCCCCCACCACTTATGAGGGTTATGGAAGTCGCTTGGGAGTGCAGAAGGGAGCCTCCTTAGATTGGAGTGACTACTTCTTCCTTCATTACATGCCTCCCTCTGTCAGAAACCAAGCTAAGTGGCCTGCATTTCCATCATCCTTGAG GAAAGTGATTGGTGAATATGGAGAAGGAGTGGTTAAGCTAGGAGGAAGAATACTGGAAATGATATCAAAAAACCTTGGTTTGAAAGAGGATTTCATGATTAATGCATTTGGAGGTGAAAGTGAGATTGGAGCATGTTTAAGGGTGAATTTCTATCCAAAGTGTCCTCAACCTGACCTGACTTTAGGACTCTCCCCTCACTCAGATCCTGGTGGCATGACCATTCTCCTCCCTGATGATTTTGTTTCTGGTCTTCAAGTACGCAAAGGAGACCAATGGATCACTGTTAAGCCTGTCCCAAATGCCTTCATCATCAACATCGGTGACCAAATTCAG GTGCTCAGCAATGCAATTTACAAGAGTGTAGAACACAGGGTGATTGTCAACTCAAACCAAGATCGTGTGTCTTTGGCCATGTTCTATAACCCAAAGAGTGATTTACTGATTCAACCAGCCAAAGAGCTTGTGACTGAGGAGAGACCAGCCTTGTACTCACCCATGACATATGATGAATATAGACTTTACATTAGGCTAAATGGAACATGTGGGAAGGCCCAAGTTGAATCACTCACTTCCAAATCCTCATTACAATAA